One window from the genome of Lysobacter helvus encodes:
- a CDS encoding YbaY family lipoprotein encodes MIAVRTALAAVLVASLAGCPQEVPPMAPADTPMPTESNFIHGRASYLERIKIPPGADFTVQLIDNQLADTPKAVIATTTLEDVAGPPYDFALQYDPAKLRPNGQYGLSATLRGADGGLLFVTGTRVPVTIGDTKVVEFRMVRASAGDAPQPAAQLNRTQWTCGGMTFAAVFDMTNGRVELALPDGALSLPQAVSASGARYNDHLGNEFWTKGSSGTLTRAGGKKSDCVQADAKPASGSVWDKAKARGIAFRAIGTEPGWLVEVGQGETPMLHAELDYGEHKFDAKVQMLSGLLGYASTQGQPMRLVLERKACSDGMSDERYPVDATFEVGAKRYRGCGRFLD; translated from the coding sequence ATGATCGCCGTGCGCACCGCCCTCGCTGCCGTCCTCGTCGCATCGCTCGCCGGTTGTCCGCAGGAAGTGCCGCCGATGGCGCCTGCGGATACGCCCATGCCCACGGAATCGAATTTCATCCACGGCCGCGCGTCCTACCTCGAACGCATCAAGATCCCGCCGGGCGCGGATTTCACCGTGCAACTGATCGACAACCAGCTCGCCGACACGCCGAAGGCCGTGATCGCGACGACGACGCTCGAGGATGTCGCGGGCCCGCCGTACGATTTCGCGCTGCAATACGATCCGGCAAAACTCCGCCCGAACGGGCAGTACGGTTTGAGCGCGACGTTGCGCGGTGCGGATGGCGGCTTGCTGTTCGTCACCGGCACGCGCGTGCCGGTGACGATCGGCGACACGAAGGTGGTCGAGTTCCGCATGGTGCGGGCGAGCGCAGGCGATGCGCCGCAGCCGGCGGCGCAGCTCAACCGCACGCAGTGGACGTGCGGTGGCATGACGTTCGCAGCCGTGTTCGACATGACGAACGGACGCGTGGAACTCGCGTTGCCGGATGGCGCGTTGTCGTTGCCGCAAGCCGTGTCGGCGTCCGGCGCGCGCTACAACGACCACCTCGGCAACGAATTCTGGACGAAGGGCAGCAGCGGCACGCTGACGCGCGCGGGCGGCAAGAAATCCGATTGCGTGCAGGCCGACGCGAAGCCCGCGAGCGGATCGGTGTGGGACAAGGCGAAGGCGCGCGGCATCGCGTTCCGCGCGATCGGGACGGAACCAGGCTGGCTCGTCGAAGTCGGCCAGGGCGAAACGCCGATGCTGCATGCCGAACTCGATTACGGCGAACACAAGTTCGACGCGAAGGTGCAGATGTTGTCGGGCTTGCTGGGGTACGCCTCGACGCAAGGCCAACCGATGCGCCTGGTGCTGGAGCGCAAGGCGTGCAGCGACGGCATGAGCGACGAGCGCTACCCGGTGGATGCGACGTTCGAAGTCGGCGCGAAGCGGTACCGCGGGTGCGGCCGTTTCCTCGACTGA
- a CDS encoding YdeI/OmpD-associated family protein has protein sequence MTTDPRIDAYIAAQADFARPILERVRAIVHEACPDVEETMKWSMPTFVYGGGILCGMAAFKQHASFGYWKHALVVGEGAPRDGMGSYGKMTSLKDLPPKKTLLAHIKRAMQLNVDKVKAPAARKSAPKPPPQAPEDLLAALKKNAKARKTFESFPPGQQREYIGWIEEAKREETRAKRLAQAVAWMAEGKVRNWKYLDC, from the coding sequence ATGACCACCGACCCCCGCATCGACGCCTACATCGCCGCCCAGGCCGACTTCGCGCGGCCCATCCTCGAACGCGTGCGCGCCATCGTCCACGAGGCGTGCCCGGATGTGGAGGAAACGATGAAGTGGAGCATGCCGACGTTCGTGTACGGCGGCGGCATCCTGTGCGGGATGGCGGCGTTCAAGCAGCACGCGTCGTTCGGGTACTGGAAGCACGCGCTCGTGGTGGGCGAGGGCGCGCCGCGCGATGGCATGGGCAGTTACGGGAAAATGACGTCGCTCAAGGACCTGCCGCCGAAGAAGACATTGCTGGCGCACATCAAGCGTGCGATGCAACTCAACGTCGACAAGGTGAAGGCGCCGGCCGCGCGCAAGTCCGCGCCGAAGCCGCCGCCGCAGGCGCCGGAGGACCTGCTGGCCGCGCTCAAGAAGAACGCGAAGGCGCGCAAGACCTTCGAAAGCTTCCCGCCCGGCCAGCAACGGGAATACATCGGCTGGATCGAGGAAGCCAAGCGCGAAGAGACGCGGGCGAAGCGCTTGGCGCAGGCGGTCGCGTGGATGGCCGAAGGGAAAGTGCGGAACTGGAAGTACCTGGACTGCTGA
- the thpR gene encoding RNA 2',3'-cyclic phosphodiesterase, whose translation MRHLFFALAPDAALRDAIANDAARLHLAWGGRATKPAKLHMTLRFLQGFTDPLPDDVVAAARAAGDAIASVPFAFELDRADRFGRRIGWLGCAVTPRPLQALHDALTESCRAHAVPMREEERFVPHVTILRDPKRAVPSAIAPLRWQVDGFVLMASAEGAYEVLGRWALRA comes from the coding sequence ATGCGCCACCTGTTCTTCGCCCTCGCACCGGATGCGGCGCTGCGCGACGCGATCGCCAACGACGCCGCGCGCCTCCACCTGGCGTGGGGCGGCCGCGCGACGAAGCCCGCGAAACTGCACATGACGTTGCGCTTCCTGCAGGGCTTCACGGATCCGCTGCCGGACGATGTCGTCGCGGCGGCGCGCGCGGCGGGCGATGCGATCGCAAGCGTGCCGTTTGCATTCGAACTCGATCGCGCGGACCGCTTCGGCCGTCGCATCGGCTGGCTCGGCTGTGCGGTGACGCCGCGGCCCTTGCAGGCGTTGCACGACGCGCTCACGGAATCGTGCCGCGCGCATGCCGTGCCGATGCGCGAGGAGGAGCGCTTCGTGCCGCACGTGACGATCCTGCGCGATCCGAAACGCGCGGTGCCGTCGGCCATTGCGCCGTTGCGCTGGCAGGTGGACGGATTCGTGCTGATGGCGAGTGCGGAAGGGGCGTACGAGGTGTTGGGGCGCTGGGCGTTGCGGGCGTGA
- a CDS encoding ribonuclease domain-containing protein codes for MRNPWIWVAAAILFAAWLFWPRTVQSPAPHEVPPAQSAPATGGVAVADSAAVDTAPRSAPALDLPPEALHTLQLIARGGPFPHRQDGQVFGNRERLLPPKPRGYYHEYTVETPGAGNRGTRRIITGGQPVEAWYYTDDHYASFRAFDGARAR; via the coding sequence CTGCGCAATCCCTGGATCTGGGTGGCGGCCGCGATCCTGTTCGCGGCGTGGCTGTTCTGGCCGCGCACCGTGCAGTCGCCGGCGCCGCACGAAGTCCCGCCCGCACAATCGGCCCCCGCCACCGGCGGCGTGGCGGTCGCGGACAGCGCCGCAGTCGACACCGCGCCCCGATCCGCCCCCGCGCTCGACCTGCCGCCCGAAGCGCTGCACACCCTGCAACTGATCGCGCGCGGCGGCCCGTTCCCGCACCGGCAGGACGGCCAGGTGTTCGGCAACCGCGAACGCCTGCTGCCTCCGAAACCGCGCGGCTACTACCACGAGTACACCGTGGAAACGCCGGGCGCCGGCAACCGCGGCACGCGGCGCATCATCACCGGCGGACAGCCGGTCGAAGCCTGGTACTACACCGACGATCACTACGCGTCGTTCCGCGCGTTCGATGGAGCGCGCGCACGATGA
- a CDS encoding barstar family protein: protein MSESGWELGLSDAENAGVYFVTADDLDTLGVAARDAGLHVRRIDLSGGEKQAILMRIATALDFPRTYGRNWDALSDALRDLSWMPGTGYTLLFENAGDLQQDEGEDFDTLLEILEECAQDWGKSDVPFWSFLALPESVFDEIDAAASQDH from the coding sequence ATGAGCGAATCGGGTTGGGAACTGGGGCTGTCGGACGCCGAGAACGCGGGCGTCTATTTCGTCACCGCCGATGACCTCGACACGCTCGGCGTCGCCGCGCGCGATGCGGGCCTGCACGTGCGCCGCATCGACCTGTCCGGCGGCGAGAAGCAGGCGATCCTGATGCGCATCGCGACCGCGCTGGACTTCCCGCGCACCTACGGCCGCAACTGGGATGCGTTGTCCGATGCGCTGCGCGACCTGTCGTGGATGCCGGGCACGGGCTACACGCTGCTGTTCGAGAACGCCGGCGACCTGCAGCAGGACGAAGGCGAAGACTTCGACACGCTGCTGGAGATCCTGGAGGAATGCGCGCAGGACTGGGGCAAGAGCGACGTGCCGTTCTGGTCGTTCCTGGCGCTGCCCGAATCGGTGTTCGACGAGATCGACGCGGCGGCCTCGCAGGACCACTGA